A window of the Balneola sp. genome harbors these coding sequences:
- a CDS encoding beta-N-acetylglucosaminidase: protein MTHRIQYSALSLFTLSLIILFSTFEVKAQTVIPKPVSMVQGGGHFELTRSSDIILSESSEEMESLGGYLSDLLFSATWIKHHIVSGTSAPDSGIYLHLNSESGIQNEEGYQLSVDEDLVTISAPTTAGLFYGIQTLRQLLPVEIEYQKPSMAPVNTEWNIPAVEITDYPRFEYRGMHLDVARHFFPVEFVKKYIDLLAMHKMNRFHWHLTEDQGWRIEIKKYPKLTEIGAWRDSTLIGNYGSGVYDNVRHGGFYTQEEIKQVVAYAQKRHITIIPEVEMPGHSSAALAAYPEFGCFDKEYHVTSTWGVFEDIYCPKEETFDFLEDVLVEVMELFPSKYIHIGGDEAPKKQWEESEIAQEVIKREGLKDEHELQSYFIERIEKFLNENGRQIIGWDEIMEGGLAPQATVMSWRGEAGGIQAAKIQHDVIMTPNGTNYFDHFQAEPTADEPISIGGMTTLEDVYNYEPIPEELTPEEAKYILGSQGNVWSEYLHSGKKVEYMAYPRATALAEVVWSSVENKDWEDFLERLQTHFNRLDILDVNYAKHYQMEKE, encoded by the coding sequence ATGACCCACCGAATTCAATACTCTGCTCTTTCTCTGTTTACACTCAGCCTGATTATTCTTTTTTCTACTTTTGAAGTGAAGGCCCAAACAGTGATCCCAAAACCGGTTTCTATGGTTCAGGGTGGAGGTCATTTTGAGCTGACCCGAAGTTCGGATATCATTCTATCTGAATCATCTGAGGAGATGGAATCCCTTGGAGGATATCTCTCCGATTTACTCTTCTCGGCCACCTGGATTAAGCATCACATCGTTTCGGGTACATCTGCTCCCGATTCCGGAATCTACCTTCATTTAAATTCTGAATCGGGTATTCAGAATGAGGAAGGGTATCAACTTTCTGTGGATGAAGATTTAGTTACCATCTCTGCCCCAACCACTGCCGGACTTTTCTACGGAATCCAAACCCTTCGCCAGCTGCTACCGGTCGAAATTGAATACCAAAAACCATCGATGGCGCCGGTTAATACGGAGTGGAATATTCCGGCTGTAGAGATCACCGACTATCCTCGATTTGAATACCGTGGCATGCATCTGGACGTTGCTCGCCATTTCTTTCCGGTTGAGTTCGTAAAGAAATACATCGATCTGCTGGCTATGCATAAAATGAATCGCTTTCACTGGCATCTCACAGAAGATCAGGGCTGGCGCATTGAAATCAAGAAGTACCCTAAGCTCACCGAAATTGGAGCCTGGCGCGACTCAACCCTGATTGGCAACTACGGATCCGGAGTGTATGACAACGTTCGTCACGGCGGCTTCTACACCCAAGAGGAGATCAAACAAGTTGTAGCTTATGCACAGAAAAGACATATCACGATTATACCTGAGGTTGAGATGCCGGGTCACTCAAGTGCAGCTTTGGCGGCTTACCCAGAGTTTGGCTGCTTTGACAAGGAATATCATGTTACATCTACCTGGGGAGTTTTTGAGGATATCTATTGTCCTAAAGAGGAAACCTTTGATTTCCTCGAAGATGTGCTAGTGGAAGTCATGGAGCTTTTCCCAAGCAAGTATATCCACATTGGCGGTGATGAAGCTCCTAAGAAACAATGGGAAGAAAGTGAGATTGCTCAGGAAGTAATCAAACGGGAAGGGCTGAAAGATGAACATGAATTACAGAGTTACTTCATCGAACGGATAGAGAAATTTCTAAATGAAAACGGCCGGCAGATTATTGGCTGGGATGAAATCATGGAAGGCGGACTTGCGCCTCAAGCTACCGTTATGAGCTGGCGAGGCGAAGCTGGTGGCATTCAGGCTGCAAAAATTCAGCACGATGTTATCATGACACCCAATGGCACCAACTACTTCGACCATTTTCAAGCTGAACCAACGGCAGATGAACCGATATCTATTGGCGGCATGACTACTCTGGAGGATGTTTACAATTATGAACCAATTCCTGAGGAACTCACTCCTGAAGAAGCAAAATACATTCTGGGATCTCAGGGAAATGTGTGGTCAGAATACCTTCATTCCGGCAAAAAAGTAGAATATATGGCTTACCCAAGAGCTACTGCGCTGGCGGAAGTGGTGTGGTCTTCGGTTGAGAATAAAGACTGGGAAGATTTCTTAGAACGACTTCAAACACACTTCAACCGGCTCGATATTTTAGATGTGAATTATGCGAAGCATTATCAAATGGAGAAAGAGTAA
- a CDS encoding amidohydrolase — MDIKTLFFSFIILIFTSFSAHAQRTIIHAGTLIDGISDNPRSEVSIIVEGNEITGIQNGYINGRDGDEIIDLKSKTVLPGLIDLHVHLESETNAAKYLEPFTFNDADKAYRSVLFSKRTLMAGFTTVRELGGSGVNISLRDAIKGGYVVGPRIITVGKSLATTGGHADPTNGWKEDLMGSPEPVDGVLNGVAEAREAVRQRYKNGADHIKITATGGVLSVAKSGDAPQFFMDELNAIVETANEYGMHVAAHAHGAEGMKRAVEAGVLTIEHGTKMTPEVMDLMIEKGTYYVPTISAGKWVAEKAQIDGYYPELVVPKALEIGPMIQNTFAEAYKRGVNIAFGTDAGVFPHGLNGKEFQYMTEVGMPTMEAIKSATMTGATVLGMQDQIGSIEAGKLADIIATDDNPLEDVTTLERVSFVMKDGVIYK, encoded by the coding sequence ATGGACATCAAAACACTTTTCTTTTCCTTTATCATTCTGATTTTCACATCTTTTTCTGCTCATGCACAACGGACTATAATTCATGCAGGGACTTTGATTGATGGTATCTCTGATAATCCGCGCAGTGAGGTAAGTATCATCGTTGAAGGAAATGAGATAACCGGTATCCAAAACGGTTATATAAATGGAAGAGACGGAGATGAAATTATAGATCTTAAATCAAAAACGGTTCTTCCCGGTTTAATTGATTTACACGTCCACCTGGAAAGTGAAACAAATGCGGCTAAATATTTGGAGCCTTTCACTTTTAACGATGCCGATAAAGCCTATCGCTCAGTTCTATTTTCGAAGCGAACATTGATGGCTGGTTTCACAACTGTTCGGGAATTGGGAGGTTCCGGAGTTAATATCTCGCTCAGAGATGCTATTAAAGGCGGATATGTGGTTGGACCAAGAATTATCACCGTTGGTAAATCACTGGCTACTACCGGCGGTCATGCCGATCCGACTAATGGCTGGAAAGAAGATTTGATGGGAAGCCCGGAGCCTGTTGATGGTGTATTAAACGGTGTTGCTGAAGCACGAGAAGCGGTACGTCAACGATACAAGAACGGTGCCGATCATATCAAAATTACGGCTACGGGCGGAGTATTAAGTGTTGCAAAATCCGGTGATGCCCCACAGTTTTTTATGGATGAATTAAATGCCATTGTTGAGACAGCCAATGAATACGGCATGCACGTGGCAGCTCATGCCCATGGCGCTGAGGGAATGAAACGTGCCGTTGAAGCAGGAGTGCTCACCATAGAACACGGCACAAAGATGACTCCTGAAGTCATGGACCTTATGATTGAAAAGGGAACTTATTACGTGCCTACCATTTCAGCAGGAAAATGGGTAGCAGAAAAAGCTCAAATTGATGGATATTATCCTGAACTGGTTGTACCTAAAGCACTGGAGATTGGGCCTATGATCCAAAATACATTTGCTGAGGCCTACAAAAGAGGCGTTAATATTGCATTTGGAACCGATGCCGGAGTATTTCCTCACGGACTAAACGGTAAAGAATTCCAATACATGACTGAAGTTGGAATGCCCACCATGGAAGCGATCAAAAGTGCAACTATGACCGGAGCTACCGTTTTAGGAATGCAGGATCAAATTGGTTCTATCGAAGCTGGAAAATTAGCTGACATCATAGCAACTGATGATAATCCATTAGAAGATGTAACAACACTCGAACGAGTTTCTTTTGTTATGAAAGATGGTGTGATTTATAAATAA
- a CDS encoding gamma-glutamylcyclotransferase has product MKKETNMLFVYGTLMKGCDNPVARYLHSTQTFIGEGYFPGILFQVSFYPGAVYLPDSKNKVYGHLFEVTQNKEQLLQKLDDYEGIGSQFNLPNEFKREIIPVVIEGDTIPAYTYLFNNSYSQFPAIASGRFSEEV; this is encoded by the coding sequence ATGAAAAAGGAAACCAACATGCTTTTTGTATATGGTACATTGATGAAAGGTTGCGACAACCCGGTGGCACGATACCTTCATTCAACACAGACTTTTATTGGAGAAGGTTACTTCCCCGGCATCCTGTTTCAAGTTAGCTTCTATCCGGGAGCTGTGTACCTCCCCGATTCAAAGAACAAGGTGTATGGTCATTTGTTTGAAGTAACTCAGAATAAAGAACAACTCCTGCAAAAATTAGACGATTACGAAGGAATTGGCTCACAATTCAACCTGCCTAATGAGTTTAAACGTGAGATTATTCCAGTCGTTATTGAAGGCGATACAATACCTGCCTATACCTATCTTTTCAACAATTCATATAGTCAATTTCCTGCTATAGCCTCTGGTCGTTTTTCCGAGGAAGTATAA